Proteins from one Oncorhynchus gorbuscha isolate QuinsamMale2020 ecotype Even-year linkage group LG18, OgorEven_v1.0, whole genome shotgun sequence genomic window:
- the LOC124002394 gene encoding protein tyrosine phosphatase type IVA 1, giving the protein MARMNRPAPVEITYKNMRFLITHNPTNATLNKFIEELKKYGVTTVVRVCEATYDSTLVGKEGIQVLDWAFDDGAPPSNQIVDDWLNLLKMKFREEPGCCIAVHCVAGLGRAPVMVALALIECGMKYEDAVQFIRQKRRGAFNSKQLFYLEKYRPKMRLRFKDSNGHRNNCCIQ; this is encoded by the exons ATGGCGCGTATGAACCGACCTGCCCCTGTGGAGATCACCTACAAAAACATGAGGTTCCTCATTACCCACAATCCAACCAATGCCACTTTGAATAAATTCATTGAG GAACTGAAGAAGTATGGAGTGACCACCGTTGTGAGAGTATGTGAGGCCACCTATGATTCCACCTTGGTGGGGAAAGAGGGAATACAGGTTCTG GATTGGGCGTTTGATGATGGAGCTCCCCCCTCTAACCAGATTGTTGATGATTGGTTGAACCTCCTGAAGATGAAGTTTAGGGAGGAGCCTGGTTGCTGCATTGCTGTCCACTGTGTAGCTGGCCTGGGGAG AGCCCCTGTCATGGTTGCCCTGGCTTTGATTGAATGTGGGATGAAATATGAAGATGCTGTCCAGTTTATCCGGCA GAAGCGTCGCGGAGCGTTCAACAGCAAGCAGCTTTTCTACCTGGAGAAGTATCGTCCAAAGATGCGCCTGCGCTTCAAAGACTCCAACGGCCACCGCAACAACTGCTGCATCCAGTAG